Proteins from a single region of Pseudomonadota bacterium:
- a CDS encoding thrombospondin type 3 repeat-containing protein, whose amino-acid sequence DDLDCDTVPDGTDNCPAVANPGQIDFDTDGIGDACDTDGCTDDLDCDTVPDATDNCPATANFDQADSDTDGIGDLCDTGGCLDDLDCDTVLDAADAFPDDPAASVDSDQDGFPDDWNPGKSEADTTTGLILDVFPTDPDETSDTDGDGWGDNGDCCPFNKPIHIVGGGDHWLSLQWVYDNALGSFGTMQVQAFYTYGPLVLDQDKEITIQGGFDCGFTNNSGAPTIIESLLIDSLSGPVTVENLVIQ is encoded by the coding sequence CGATGATCTCGATTGCGACACGGTGCCGGATGGCACCGATAACTGCCCGGCTGTTGCCAATCCGGGCCAGATCGATTTCGATACCGACGGGATCGGCGACGCCTGCGATACCGACGGCTGCACCGATGATCTCGATTGCGATACGGTGCCGGATGCAACCGACAACTGCCCAGCCACCGCCAATTTCGATCAGGCTGATTCCGACACCGATGGGATCGGTGACCTGTGTGACACCGGCGGCTGCCTTGACGATCTCGACTGCGATACGGTGCTCGATGCAGCCGATGCCTTCCCGGACGATCCTGCGGCCAGCGTCGACAGTGATCAAGACGGATTTCCGGATGACTGGAACCCCGGCAAATCCGAGGCGGATACCACGACCGGTTTGATTTTGGACGTTTTCCCGACCGATCCGGATGAGACCAGTGATACCGATGGCGACGGCTGGGGCGACAACGGCGACTGCTGTCCCTTCAACAAGCCGATCCATATAGTGGGTGGAGGAGACCACTGGCTCAGTCTGCAGTGGGTTTATGATAATGCACTGGGTTCATTCGGCACGATGCAGGTCCAGGCTTTCTATACCTACGGCCCGTTGGTCCTTGATCAGGACAAGGAGATTACGATCCAGGGCGGCTTCGACTGTGGTTTCACCAACAACTCCGGTGCGCCGACGATCATCGAGTCGCTGCTCATCGACTCCCTGAGCGGCCCGGTAACGGTTGAGAACCTTGTGATTCAATAA
- the glyQ gene encoding glycine--tRNA ligase subunit alpha has protein sequence MYFQDIILELSRFWAEQGCVLQQPYDMEVGAGTFHPATLLRALGPEPWKTAYVQPSRRPTDGRYGENPNRLQHYYQYQVIIKPSPPNIQDLYLESLKRFGLDPLDHDIRFVEDDWESPTLGASGLGWEVWLDGMEITQFTYFQHAGSLELHPITVEVTYGLERIAMYLQKVDSVYQIAWNEEVKYGDIFHQAEVEFSTFNYEEANVDFLFSLFDNCEGEAMKLLDKGLILPAYDYCLKCSHTFNLLDARKAISIAERTRFIGRIRNIARKVAVKYTEQREAMGHPLLRSVRPSTSSG, from the coding sequence ATGTACTTTCAAGACATCATACTGGAACTGAGCCGCTTCTGGGCTGAACAGGGTTGCGTTCTGCAGCAGCCATACGACATGGAGGTCGGCGCCGGGACTTTTCATCCGGCGACTCTCCTGCGGGCGCTTGGTCCGGAACCATGGAAAACCGCCTATGTCCAGCCATCGCGCAGGCCCACCGACGGTCGGTACGGCGAGAACCCGAACCGGCTGCAGCATTACTATCAGTATCAGGTGATCATCAAACCCTCGCCGCCGAACATTCAGGACCTGTATCTGGAGAGCCTCAAACGTTTCGGCCTCGATCCGCTCGATCACGACATCCGTTTTGTCGAGGATGATTGGGAGTCCCCCACTCTTGGCGCTTCCGGCCTGGGCTGGGAGGTCTGGCTCGACGGGATGGAGATCACCCAGTTCACCTATTTCCAACACGCCGGAAGCCTTGAACTGCACCCGATCACCGTTGAAGTCACCTACGGGCTGGAACGGATCGCCATGTACCTGCAGAAGGTCGACTCCGTCTACCAGATCGCCTGGAACGAGGAAGTGAAATACGGCGACATCTTCCATCAGGCCGAAGTTGAGTTCTCGACCTTCAACTATGAAGAGGCCAATGTCGATTTTCTGTTTTCCCTGTTTGACAACTGCGAAGGGGAGGCGATGAAGCTTCTCGACAAGGGGTTGATACTTCCCGCCTACGATTACTGCCTGAAGTGCTCCCACACCTTCAACCTGCTCGACGCCCGCAAGGCGATCAGCATCGCAGAGCGGACCCGTTTCATCGGCAGAATCAGGAATATCGCCCGAAAGGTGGCGGTAAAATACACCGAGCAACGCGAAGCAATGGGGCACCCGTTGTTGAGATCCGTTCGTCCTTCGACAAGCTCAGGATGA
- a CDS encoding four helix bundle protein yields MNNREFAEKLEARTLAFAVRIIRLSTALPKSAEANVVKNQITKSGTSIGANYREANRARSKADFKNKIKICESEASETNFWLEVMTQAEFIAPEQTASIQKECLELLAIFTSIGKGTN; encoded by the coding sequence ATGAACAATAGAGAGTTCGCTGAAAAACTTGAGGCAAGAACACTTGCTTTTGCTGTGCGCATTATTCGCCTCTCGACCGCGTTACCAAAATCTGCTGAGGCGAATGTTGTGAAAAACCAGATTACAAAATCAGGCACTTCTATCGGGGCGAATTATCGGGAAGCCAACCGGGCAAGAAGCAAGGCCGATTTTAAAAACAAGATCAAAATATGTGAAAGCGAAGCAAGTGAAACAAATTTCTGGCTTGAAGTTATGACTCAGGCAGAGTTCATTGCTCCTGAACAAACGGCCTCAATTCAGAAAGAATGCCTTGAATTACTGGCTATCTTCACGTCTATCGGCAAAGGGACAAACTAA
- a CDS encoding metalloregulator ArsR/SmtB family transcription factor has product MGENCLEILDQASLEMAAECLKTIAHPCRLRMISILLQQECSVGELAEYCEIPSHMASEHLRLLKDRGLLSSRRDGRKIYYSVAEPALASIIGCVRTKFRCA; this is encoded by the coding sequence ATGGGAGAGAATTGTCTGGAAATATTGGATCAGGCGTCGCTGGAAATGGCCGCCGAATGTCTGAAAACCATTGCGCATCCGTGCCGGTTGCGGATGATCAGCATTCTGCTGCAGCAGGAGTGCTCGGTGGGTGAATTGGCCGAATACTGTGAGATTCCGAGTCACATGGCCTCGGAGCATTTAAGGCTTTTAAAAGACCGGGGTCTTCTGTCCAGCAGGCGAGACGGCCGCAAGATTTATTACAGTGTGGCTGAGCCAGCTCTGGCGAGCATTATCGGTTGTGTCCGCACCAAGTTTCGGTGCGCTTAA